The Leucoraja erinacea ecotype New England chromosome 19, Leri_hhj_1, whole genome shotgun sequence genome has a segment encoding these proteins:
- the caprin2 gene encoding LOW QUALITY PROTEIN: caprin-2 (The sequence of the model RefSeq protein was modified relative to this genomic sequence to represent the inferred CDS: deleted 1 base in 1 codon), translated as MKMKAEKRSPSSGGGSSSSVGGGGVGGGTAAGSQGPAPFIQALAAASSQYQAYETYLENGMICLKHKIRNIEKRKAKLDDYKERLKRGELNQDQLEAVEKYEEVIHNLEFAKDLQKTFSALNQELLKAQRKTLRREQIVRIEMEKKHLCTALHINYVLDNFNQEHVQNDFREGLNGAFIISRKEIGYLKDFCKLICLENNDNASVEDQVELVSNQMWDLLEGMDKIVVGSTYKHLKETISKLLKCSYFDNIPVPHNGLQEDDKIQEVQITSKPQTPSAKESESDLHFLCSSELQPREFLNRQYVNKTDYSAKQQPEKPRNWEGEFVGRKKEAVPNKWDGDYISRKREDAPPKMWDEEYTSRKQQEKEPVKKWDAEYITRKREEQPKKWDSQYSDIPETRWDPGSVSKETNEPKKTVPQPKVVSKVVQQVAVEFCSTSTLPNDPELRRQKLQDLMSQMQGTCHFIQDSLLESDAPSQSAIGTQKRSQLSLNTAALKEPKQKTEIVPSPSKPATEISVLANTGGSSGSDDQSSLSDFASPQVSSAQNSENEVFTTPPQVYQTSTPITECLTHLSLESNQMTSLANDQTASSTAITPASQGLVLQTPVSTSPISTKTTPFQSMHTVFKVNAPLPPRVEQQEVKSERSYSPVYNQSLITASTQTPPQSTSLQSSHLVEQNALTQDSLTETTSVANGTPVFLTHNPQSTLPRPNQAYFGSRNAGRGTARGGRGIGNVYRGSNNGYKGVQIGYDGYRGIPIPANGTYGPFPNREYAGMPYTTRESGYQQNYKRSVGVGPRGTMRGGFSTQTGLNYVTAGWSDSSQLSSPERDNEHFHSVDSGQGDSRSLTPVDMPVTSQATTLLPVHIYPLPQQMRVAFSTARTSNFAPGSLDQPIIFDLLLNNLGETFDFQLGRFTCPVNGTYVFIFHMLKLAVNVPLYVNLMKNDEVLCSAYANDGAPDHETASNHAVLQLIHGDQIWLRLHRGAIYGSSWKYSTFSGYLLYQD; from the exons GCAAAACTGGATGACTATAAAGAACGCTTAAAACGGGGAGAACTTAATCAAGACCAGTTG GAAGCTGTAGAGAAATATGAGGAAGTAATACACAATCTAGAATTTGCCAAGGACCTACAAAAAACATTTTCTGCACTCAACCAAGAG CTGCTAAAAGCACAACGGAAAACTCTGCGACGTGAACAAATTGTGAGGATTGAAATGGAGAAGAAACATCTGTGTACCGCATTGCATATTAACTATGTACTGGACAACTTCAACCAGGAACATGTTCAAAATGACTTCAGAGAAGGCCTTAATGGTGCATTTATTATTTCTCGAAAGGAAATTGGGTACCTGAAGGATTTCTGTAAACTTATCTGCCTTGAAAACAATGATAATGCATC TGTTGAAGATCAAGTGGAATTGGTGTCAAATCAGATGTGGGACCTATTGGAAGGAATGGACAAGATAGTGGTTGGAAGTACCT ATAAACATTTGAAGGAGACAATAAGCAAACTTCTGAAGTGTTCCTACTTTGATAATATTCCAGTACCTCACAATGGGTTGCAGGAAGATGATAAAATCCAAGAGGTGCAAATAACCTCCAAACCTCAGACGCCGTCTGCAAAAGAATCCG AATctgacttgcactttttgtgtTCGAGTGAACTGCAGCCAAGAGAG TTTTTGAATAGGCAGTACGTGAACAAAACTGACTACTCTGCAAAACAGCAGCCCGAAAAGCCGAGGAACTGGGAAGGAGAGTTTGTTGGTAGGAAGAAAGAGGCAGTCCCCAATAAATGGGATGGCGATTACATCAGTAGGAAACGTGAAGACGCCCCTCCTAAAATGTGGGATGAGGAATACACTAGTAGAAAACAACAAGAAAAAGAACCTGTGAAGAAGTGGGATGCAGAATATATCACCAGGAAGCGGGAGGAGCAGCCGAAGAAATGGGATAGCCAATACTCTGATATTCCAGAGACAAGGTGGGATCCAGGTTCAGTCTCA AAGGAGACCAATGAACCAAAGAAAACTGTGCCTCAACCCAAAGTG GTGTCCAAAGTAGTGCAGCAGGTAGCTGTAGAGTTCTGCTCGACATCCACCCTACCGAACGACCCAGAACTCAGGAGGCAGAAACTTCAAGACCTGATGTCCCAAATGCAAGGCACATGTCACTTCATTCAG GATTCATTATTGGAGTCTGATGCCCCCTCACAAAGTGCTATTGGAACACAGAAGCGTTCCCAGTTATCACTTAACACTGCAG ctctaaaagaaccaaaacaaaaGACAGAAATTGTTCCATCACCATCCAAG CCTGCAACAGAAATAAGTGTCCTTGCCAATACTGGAGGTAGTTCTGGTTCTGATGACCAGTCTTCATTATCTGATTTTGCATCTCCCCAG GTTTCAAGTGCACAGAATTCAGAAAATGAAGTGTTCACTACTCCACCCCAAGTATATCAAACCAGTACACCTATTACTGAATGTTTAACACACTTGTCACTGGAATCAAATCAG ATGACCTCTTTGGCCAATGACCAGACTGCCTCAAGCACAGCAATAACACCAGCATCCCAAGGACTGGTGCTTCAGACACCAGTGAGCACTTCTCCAATTAGTACAAAGACTACACCTTTTCAGTCTATGCACACT GTGTTCAAAGTTAATGCACCCCTGCCTCCACGTGTTGAGCAGCAGGAAGTGAAATCTGAACGCTCGTATTCTCCTGTCTACAACCAAAGTTTGATAACTGCTAGTACTCAGACACCACCTCAGTCCACCTCTCTGCAGTCTTCACATCTAGTGGAGCAAAACGCACTGACACAAGATTCTTTAACAG AAACGACATCTGTTGCCAATGGAACACCGGTTTTTTTAACCCACAATCCGCAAAGCACTTTACCAAGACCAAATCAAGCCTACTTTGGAAGTAGAAATGCTGGACGGGGAACCGCACGTGGTGGAAGAGGAATTGGTAATGTTTACCGTGGCTCTAACAATGGATACAAAGGTGTACAAATAG GATATGATGGATACAGAGGAATTCCCATTCCTGCCAATGGAACTTATGGACCTTTCCCAAATAGAGAATATGCAGGGATGCCATACACAACAAGG GAATCTGGTTACCAGCAGAACTACAAACGTAGTGTAGGAGTTGGCCCTCGTGGGACGATGAGAGGAG GTTTCTCAACCCAAACAGGTCTTAATTACGTGACAGCTGGTTGGAGCGATTCATCTCAGCTGAGCAGTCCAGAACGAGACAATGAGCATTTCCACAGTGTGGATTCTGGCCAAGGAGACTCTCGAAGCCTTACTCCAGTGGATATGCCAGTGACCAGCCAAGCTACCACCCTCTTGCCAGTGCACAtttatcctcttcctcagcagatGAGAGTGGCCTTCTCTACAGCAAGGACCTCTAACTTTGCCCCTGGATCACTAGACCAGCCCATTATCTTTGATCTACTGCTCAATAACCTCGGAGAAACGTTTGACTTCCAGTTGGGGCGATTTACTTGTCCTGTGAATGGCACTTATGTCTTCATCTTTCACATGTTGAAGTTGGCTGTGAATGTGCCTCTCTATGTAAATTTGATGAAGAATGACGAAGTCCTATGCTCTGCTTATGCCAATGATGGTGCCCCCGATCATGAGACTGCCAGCAACCATGCTGTTCTGCAGCTTATCCATGGAGATCAAATCTGGCTGCGATTGCATAGAGGTGCCATCTATGGAAGCAGCTGGAAATATTCTACCTTCTCTGGATACCTCTTGTATCAGGACTGA